The Synechocystis sp. PCC 7509 genome includes a window with the following:
- a CDS encoding RtcB family protein, whose translation MPYEKLDITTPKPVLSWANHALGGQETQMAKNVASLPFVFKHVALMPDVHLGKGALVGSVVATTDAIVPATIGVDIGCFVGDTLIPLIDGQSYKISRLANHDEEFTVYACTLTNKIVAAKATAKLTRHNASLVKVTLDNGEVVVSTPDHQFMLRNGTYEEAQNLTAETSLMPFYSKLDRDGCTLIAQPYSGKWQKVAHSGLVGKIPALIDRKNFEQLDNSLENSQIVGVCNHKVTQVETLNYQEDVYCLTVPEYHNFALKAGVFVHNCGMGAIKTPFTAEQLEGKLKKIRLDIEAEIPVGFNQNKVVEKSVTNWQGWADFKHLHPGVQHLESKAINQMGSLGGGNHFLEVCIDSENQVWLMLHSGSRNIGNMLAQNHISTAKELAKLAEIRLPDLDLAYFVAGTPEFAAYWHDLQWAQNYARFNRDVMMARFKRIVEKHLAGGKPTKPLLSVNCHHNYAEKEVHFGESVYVTRKGAVRAREEDYGIIPGSMGAKSFIVKGKANADSYCSCSHGAGRLMSRNKAKLNFTLDDLIEQTKGVECRKDEGVLDEIPGAYKSIDTVMSNQSDLVEIVATLKQVVCVKG comes from the coding sequence ATGCCCTACGAAAAATTAGATATAACTACGCCCAAACCTGTACTTTCTTGGGCAAATCATGCTTTAGGGGGACAAGAAACCCAAATGGCAAAAAATGTCGCAAGTTTACCTTTTGTATTCAAGCACGTAGCTTTAATGCCGGATGTTCATTTAGGTAAAGGTGCATTGGTGGGATCGGTGGTTGCAACTACTGATGCGATAGTTCCGGCGACGATTGGCGTTGATATTGGCTGCTTTGTAGGAGATACTTTAATTCCATTAATAGATGGGCAATCTTACAAAATTAGCAGGCTTGCTAATCATGATGAGGAATTTACCGTTTATGCTTGTACTTTGACAAATAAGATTGTTGCAGCTAAAGCAACAGCTAAGTTAACTAGACACAATGCAAGTTTAGTTAAAGTTACTTTGGATAATGGGGAAGTGGTTGTAAGCACTCCAGATCATCAGTTTATGCTGAGAAATGGAACTTACGAGGAAGCACAAAATCTCACAGCAGAAACTTCTTTAATGCCCTTTTATTCCAAACTAGATCGAGATGGCTGTACATTGATTGCTCAACCTTATTCTGGTAAATGGCAAAAAGTAGCGCATTCAGGTTTAGTTGGTAAAATTCCAGCTTTAATTGATCGCAAAAACTTTGAGCAGTTAGATAATAGTCTTGAGAATTCACAGATTGTAGGTGTTTGCAACCACAAAGTCACACAAGTTGAAACTCTCAACTACCAAGAAGATGTTTATTGTTTGACTGTACCTGAGTACCACAATTTTGCTTTAAAGGCGGGTGTTTTTGTTCACAATTGCGGAATGGGTGCAATTAAAACTCCTTTTACCGCCGAACAACTAGAAGGCAAACTTAAAAAAATCCGTTTGGATATTGAAGCAGAGATTCCCGTTGGATTTAATCAAAATAAAGTTGTGGAGAAGTCTGTAACTAATTGGCAAGGTTGGGCTGATTTTAAACATTTGCATCCAGGGGTACAGCATCTAGAAAGCAAAGCCATCAACCAAATGGGTTCTCTTGGTGGTGGAAATCACTTTTTAGAAGTTTGTATTGATAGCGAAAATCAAGTCTGGCTAATGTTACATTCTGGTTCGCGCAACATTGGCAATATGTTGGCGCAAAATCATATCAGCACGGCGAAAGAATTAGCTAAGTTAGCAGAAATTCGTTTACCCGACTTGGATTTAGCTTATTTTGTTGCTGGTACACCGGAATTTGCCGCTTATTGGCACGATTTGCAGTGGGCGCAGAATTACGCCCGTTTTAACCGTGATGTCATGATGGCTCGTTTTAAGCGAATTGTTGAAAAGCATTTGGCTGGTGGTAAACCAACTAAGCCTTTACTATCGGTAAATTGCCATCACAATTACGCTGAGAAAGAAGTGCATTTTGGTGAGAGTGTGTACGTGACTCGCAAAGGTGCAGTACGGGCGCGGGAAGAAGATTATGGTATTATTCCCGGTTCAATGGGGGCAAAATCTTTCATTGTCAAAGGTAAAGCTAATGCAGATAGTTATTGCTCCTGTAGTCATGGCGCGGGGCGTTTGATGTCTCGAAATAAAGCAAAACTCAACTTTACTCTTGACGATCTAATTGAGCAAACAAAGGGCGTAGAATGTCGCAAAGATGAAGGGGTTTTAGATGAAATTCCCGGTGCTTACAAGTCAATAGATACGGTGATGAGCAATCAATCCGATTTAGTAGAAATTGTAGCAACTCTAAAGCAAGTAGTTTGCGTGAAAGGTTAA